The following proteins are co-located in the Gammaproteobacteria bacterium genome:
- a CDS encoding flagellar brake protein: MEKPALDLRVGSTLQLELPGRGGGLVPATLIGYVPGRSLLVSLPPEAASPAAGEPCSAHFQVDNHQYSFDTRVLHIASQPFSYLHLAYPEGIQTGSARRSQRVQINDMVMMLVMEEAGRKLSVALADISMAGARLVAGSRLGEVGERFAIEIPQLESDGSIALPCQVRYVREERSTTVGGKRVYHHGVEFTGLDRQALIFIERYIGEKVAQLRF, from the coding sequence ACGCTCCAGCTGGAGTTGCCTGGCCGCGGCGGGGGGCTTGTACCGGCCACGCTCATCGGCTACGTCCCGGGCCGCAGTCTGCTGGTGAGCCTGCCGCCGGAAGCGGCATCTCCGGCGGCCGGGGAGCCCTGCAGTGCGCACTTTCAGGTGGACAACCACCAGTACAGCTTCGATACCCGGGTGTTGCACATCGCCAGCCAGCCCTTCTCCTACCTGCATCTGGCCTATCCAGAGGGTATTCAGACCGGTAGCGCACGTCGCAGCCAGCGCGTCCAGATCAACGACATGGTGATGATGCTGGTGATGGAGGAGGCCGGCAGGAAGCTGTCGGTGGCGCTGGCGGACATCAGCATGGCCGGCGCCCGCCTGGTGGCCGGCAGCCGCCTGGGCGAGGTCGGCGAACGCTTCGCCATCGAGATCCCGCAGCTGGAAAGCGACGGTTCCATTGCGTTGCCCTGTCAGGTCCGCTATGTGCGTGAGGAACGCAGCACGACGGTAGGCGGCAAGCGCGTCTACCATCACGGCGTCGAGTTCACCGGGCTGGATCGCCAGGCACTGATCTTCATCGAGCGCTATATCGGGGAAAAGGTCGCGCAGCTGCGATTCTAG